The following are encoded in a window of Kogia breviceps isolate mKogBre1 chromosome 10, mKogBre1 haplotype 1, whole genome shotgun sequence genomic DNA:
- the LOC136794901 gene encoding translation initiation factor IF-2: protein RSRLPRARPPASLRPRAPQLCSPLGSGTGGAGPGSASSGWPRVLGAVAFRSPPAVPLSRAHPGGCGSDASQPRAQRRGRPGTPSPAGPPDPRRFPASLGASRRLPSPPPLNKVTGRTIASLGPAGWDLPEWGGSGVSEIYHPRPLTRHRPLTLPAPAEEGKAFRFVPGGGGALEGGEPAEGWRPGRPLQPRETPTPTLAPGPTRAPSRGRTCPRGHPSRARECIPALPRPRAAQPAPED, encoded by the coding sequence AGGAGCCGCCTCCCGCGCGCCCGCCCTCCCGCTAGCCTTCGCCCGCGCGCCCCACAGCTCTGCTCGCCGCTAGGCTCCGGCACCGGCGGCGCCGGCCCGGGGAGCGCGAGCAGCGGGTGGCCGCGCGTCCTCGGAGCAGTGGCCTTCAGGAGCCCGCCGGCAGTCCCGCTAAGCCGAGCGCATCCCGGAGGCTGCGGTAGCGACGCCTCCCAGCCGCGCGCCCAGCGCCGGGGCCGCCCGGGGACTCCCTCCCCAGCTGGGCCTCCTGATCCTCGTCGCTTTCCAGCCTCTCTGGGGGCCTCTCGgcgtctcccctcccctccgcctCTGAACAAAGTTACTGGAAGAACAATCGCATCGCTGGGACCTGCCGGCTGGGACCTCCCGGAGTGGGGCGGGTCAGGTGTAAGTGAAATCTACCATCCCCGCCCGCTGACCAGGCACCGACCCCTCACCCTGCCCGCTCCAGCCGAGGAAGGCAAGGCTTTCCGATTTGTGCCAGGCGGCGGCGGAGCCCTAGAAGGAGGGGAGCCGGCAGAGGGCTGGCGTCCGGGGCGCCCACTCCAACCCCGggagacccccacccccacgctggccccaggccccacccGCGCTCCCTCCCGCGGCCGCACGTGTCCCCGGGGTCACCCCTCCCGCGCGCGCGAGTGCATCCCCGCGCTCCCGCGGCCCCGCGCCGCCCAACCGGCGCCTGAGGACTAG